One Pieris napi chromosome 22, ilPieNapi1.2, whole genome shotgun sequence genomic region harbors:
- the LOC125060872 gene encoding uncharacterized protein LOC125060872 isoform X1 has protein sequence MFYIMIYKEKLQNLIQRCLDFNKIVKPGTMFSKNLHNQLRYIKKRASIVWVAMFMNAVFYALVPFAIPGRHLPEDKQVIYGLDPIFESPNYEIAFVILSFGIYICGLFFANVTALTLVILGYVEAQLLALTTELQNLWEHAEIFYETHALTIHDHNIKNKIKNIFINECLKEIALFHILNINIIRKFEDIFRGTKAVALISTILAIISELLGGIETTYLQITYTLVVVFTETYAGQKLIDASIKFEKGVYSCNWENFDSNNMKIIATILPSAQKTMNITAGGVTVLDYCCFFAVIKFSYSVYNTLRLQV, from the exons ATGTTTTATATCATGATTTATAa GGAAAAACTTCAAAACCTCATCCAAAGATGTCTAGACTTCAACAAAATAGTAAAGCCCGGAACAATGTTTTCGAAAAACCTTCACAATCAGCTAAGATACATAAAGAAACGTGCATCAATCGTTTGGGTCGCTATGTTCATGAACGCAGTATTTTACGCGCTAGTCCCATTTGCCATTCCGGGGCGACATCTACCGGAGGACAAACAAGTAATATATG GTCTGGATCCAATCTTCGAATCGCCAAATTACGAAATTGCATTCGTCATACTGAGCTTTGGCATTTATATCTGTGGACTTTTCTTTGCGAATGTCACAGCCCTCACATTGGTGATACTTGGCTACGTTGAGGCTCAATTGTTAGCTCTCACTACAGAGCTACAAAACTTGTGGGAACACGCCGAAATCTTTTACGAAACACACGCTTTGACCATCCACGACCAcaacataaagaataaaatcaaGAACATTTTCATCAACGAATGCTTGAAGGAAATCGCGCTTTTTCATATACTaaacataaacattattaGAAAATTTGAAGATATATTTCGGGGTACAAAGGCTGTTGCTCTTATATCTACAATATTAGCAATTATAAGTGAATTATTGGGAGGAATCGAAACCACATATCTACAAATCACATACACGCTTGTAGTGGTATTTACAGAAACATACGCGGGCCAAAAACTTATTGATGCTTCGATTAAATTCGAAAAAGGCGTTTATAGTTGCAATTGGGAAAATTTCGATTCAAacaatatgaaaattattgcGACAATATTGCCGAGCGCTCAGAAGACAATGAATATAACTGCTGGCGGAGTGACGGTGCTAGATTATTGTTGCTTTTTTGCtgttataaaatttagttattcCGTGTATAATACACTACGGTTGCAGGTTTGA
- the LOC125060872 gene encoding uncharacterized protein LOC125060872 isoform X2 — translation MFSKNLHNQLRYIKKRASIVWVAMFMNAVFYALVPFAIPGRHLPEDKQVIYGLDPIFESPNYEIAFVILSFGIYICGLFFANVTALTLVILGYVEAQLLALTTELQNLWEHAEIFYETHALTIHDHNIKNKIKNIFINECLKEIALFHILNINIIRKFEDIFRGTKAVALISTILAIISELLGGIETTYLQITYTLVVVFTETYAGQKLIDASIKFEKGVYSCNWENFDSNNMKIIATILPSAQKTMNITAGGVTVLDYCCFFAVIKFSYSVYNTLRLQV, via the exons ATGTTTTCGAAAAACCTTCACAATCAGCTAAGATACATAAAGAAACGTGCATCAATCGTTTGGGTCGCTATGTTCATGAACGCAGTATTTTACGCGCTAGTCCCATTTGCCATTCCGGGGCGACATCTACCGGAGGACAAACAAGTAATATATG GTCTGGATCCAATCTTCGAATCGCCAAATTACGAAATTGCATTCGTCATACTGAGCTTTGGCATTTATATCTGTGGACTTTTCTTTGCGAATGTCACAGCCCTCACATTGGTGATACTTGGCTACGTTGAGGCTCAATTGTTAGCTCTCACTACAGAGCTACAAAACTTGTGGGAACACGCCGAAATCTTTTACGAAACACACGCTTTGACCATCCACGACCAcaacataaagaataaaatcaaGAACATTTTCATCAACGAATGCTTGAAGGAAATCGCGCTTTTTCATATACTaaacataaacattattaGAAAATTTGAAGATATATTTCGGGGTACAAAGGCTGTTGCTCTTATATCTACAATATTAGCAATTATAAGTGAATTATTGGGAGGAATCGAAACCACATATCTACAAATCACATACACGCTTGTAGTGGTATTTACAGAAACATACGCGGGCCAAAAACTTATTGATGCTTCGATTAAATTCGAAAAAGGCGTTTATAGTTGCAATTGGGAAAATTTCGATTCAAacaatatgaaaattattgcGACAATATTGCCGAGCGCTCAGAAGACAATGAATATAACTGCTGGCGGAGTGACGGTGCTAGATTATTGTTGCTTTTTTGCtgttataaaatttagttattcCGTGTATAATACACTACGGTTGCAGGTTTGA